Proteins from a single region of Lusitaniella coriacea LEGE 07157:
- a CDS encoding methylenetetrahydrofolate reductase gives MTNRFRRAVQAQDFLITAEVMPPKGGNPIRMVEMAKILKGRVHAVNITDGSRAVLRMSSLAASVLLLQEGIEPICQMACRDRNAIGLQADLMGASALGIRNILALTGDPVKAGDHKTAKAVFDLESVRLLQTIGKLNQGLDFNARSLPDEPTDLFAGAAVDPQLKSWSGLQRRFERKLAAGAQFFQSQLIVDFERLDKFMTQIASGTNKPILAGIFLLKSAKNADFINRCVPGVEIPQTIIDRLAAAENPLQEGMEIAAEQVRMAKQLCQGVHMMAVKREDLIPQILDMADITPIDPVWS, from the coding sequence ATGACAAACCGCTTTCGTCGCGCCGTCCAAGCTCAAGATTTTCTGATTACGGCTGAGGTGATGCCTCCCAAGGGAGGCAATCCCATCCGCATGGTTGAAATGGCAAAAATCCTTAAAGGTCGCGTTCACGCGGTGAATATCACCGATGGGAGTCGTGCTGTCCTGCGAATGTCTTCCTTGGCGGCATCGGTTTTGCTGTTGCAGGAGGGAATCGAACCGATTTGTCAAATGGCGTGTCGCGATCGCAATGCGATTGGCTTGCAGGCAGATTTAATGGGCGCTTCTGCTTTGGGGATCCGCAACATTCTTGCCCTCACGGGAGATCCGGTTAAAGCGGGGGATCATAAAACGGCAAAGGCGGTTTTTGACCTCGAATCGGTGCGATTGTTACAAACGATTGGCAAGCTGAATCAAGGATTGGATTTTAACGCGCGATCGCTCCCTGACGAACCGACGGATCTCTTTGCTGGGGCAGCCGTCGATCCGCAGTTGAAAAGCTGGTCGGGGTTGCAACGGCGTTTTGAGCGCAAATTGGCAGCGGGGGCGCAGTTTTTCCAAAGTCAGCTCATTGTGGATTTTGAGCGGTTAGATAAGTTTATGACTCAAATTGCGTCGGGAACGAACAAACCCATTTTGGCGGGAATTTTCTTGCTTAAATCGGCAAAAAATGCTGATTTTATTAATCGCTGCGTTCCTGGCGTTGAGATTCCCCAAACAATTATCGATCGCCTTGCTGCTGCGGAAAACCCTCTCCAGGAAGGGATGGAAATTGCGGCAGAACAAGTTCGCATGGCAAAACAATTGTGCCAGGGGGTTCACATGATGGCTGTCAAGCGGGAAGATTTAATTCCACAAATTCTCGATATGGCGGATATTACTCCTATCGATCCCGTCTGGAGTTGA
- a CDS encoding TIGR04376 family protein — MGLFDDLSSFLEARLEEFLRNNPHLELQALEEQLREQEDGTLRLILDLQRQEKQLQDDILAIAKDIQRWHDRASKATAAGRNDLAQAAQEREAALLRQGNQHWGQMAGVKERIERSKDLVRQIQRRRQEVKAQIAATQAARANTQATPNRDTVGWNQTGYNPRAKKGFDPLEDKFQRWEMDDELEQMKRNLGK, encoded by the coding sequence ATGGGTCTATTTGACGATCTCAGCAGTTTCCTCGAAGCGCGATTAGAAGAGTTTTTGCGCAATAATCCTCATCTGGAACTACAGGCGCTAGAGGAACAACTTCGAGAGCAAGAAGACGGGACGCTACGCTTGATTTTAGATTTGCAGCGGCAGGAGAAGCAACTCCAAGACGATATTCTCGCGATCGCGAAAGATATTCAACGCTGGCACGATCGCGCGAGTAAAGCAACTGCCGCAGGCAGAAACGACTTAGCTCAGGCCGCGCAAGAACGGGAAGCCGCGCTCCTGCGTCAGGGAAACCAGCATTGGGGACAAATGGCAGGCGTTAAAGAGCGGATCGAGCGTTCTAAAGACCTCGTGCGACAAATTCAGCGTCGTCGCCAAGAAGTGAAAGCTCAAATTGCAGCAACTCAAGCCGCACGCGCCAACACCCAAGCAACCCCAAATCGGGATACCGTCGGCTGGAATCAAACGGGCTATAATCCTCGCGCCAAGAAAGGTTTCGACCCTCTAGAAGACAAGTTTCAGCGCTGGGAGATGGACGATGAACTCGAACAAATGAAACGAAATTTAGGCAAGTAA
- a CDS encoding phosphoribulokinase, whose translation MTTQSSRVVLIGVAGDSGCGKSTFLGRLTDLFGEEFMTVICLDDYHSLDRKGRKEKGVTALNPAANNFDLMYEQIKALKEGRAIDKPIYNHETGELDPPERVEPNKVVVIEGLHPLYDERVRSLIDFGVYLDISDEVKINWKIQRDMEERGHTREDVLASINARKPDFTAYIEPQKEHADVVIQILPTQLIEDKDCKHLRVRLIQKEAVAHFDPVYLFDEGSTIDWRPCGRKLTCSYPGIKLYYGPDSYMGNEVSILEVDGQFDNLEEMIYIESHLSNTSTKYYGEMTELLLKHKDYPGSRNGSGLFQVLVGLKMRETYQKLTSVAAEKVAAQV comes from the coding sequence ATGACCACTCAGTCAAGCCGCGTGGTTTTAATCGGAGTCGCTGGGGACTCAGGATGCGGTAAATCTACGTTTTTGGGTCGCTTGACCGACTTATTCGGCGAAGAGTTTATGACGGTCATCTGTTTGGATGACTATCACAGTCTCGATCGTAAAGGAAGAAAGGAAAAAGGCGTTACCGCGCTGAATCCAGCAGCGAACAATTTTGACCTGATGTACGAGCAAATTAAAGCGCTCAAGGAAGGTCGCGCGATTGATAAACCGATTTACAATCACGAAACTGGGGAATTGGATCCGCCCGAACGGGTCGAACCGAATAAAGTGGTTGTGATTGAAGGACTCCATCCGTTGTACGACGAGCGCGTGCGCAGCCTGATTGACTTTGGCGTTTATCTTGATATTAGTGATGAGGTCAAAATCAACTGGAAGATCCAGCGCGATATGGAGGAACGGGGTCATACCCGCGAGGACGTGCTGGCATCGATTAATGCCAGAAAACCAGACTTTACGGCTTATATTGAGCCACAGAAAGAACACGCGGATGTTGTGATTCAGATCTTGCCGACGCAACTGATCGAGGATAAGGATTGTAAGCATTTGCGGGTTCGCCTGATTCAAAAGGAAGCGGTTGCTCATTTCGATCCGGTCTATTTGTTTGATGAAGGGTCTACGATTGATTGGAGACCGTGCGGACGAAAATTGACCTGTTCTTATCCTGGAATCAAGTTGTATTACGGACCGGATAGCTACATGGGAAATGAGGTTTCCATTTTGGAGGTTGACGGTCAGTTTGACAACCTTGAAGAGATGATTTATATCGAAAGTCACTTGAGTAATACCTCAACGAAGTATTACGGCGAGATGACGGAGTTGTTACTGAAGCACAAGGATTATCCAGGTTCTCGTAATGGTTCTGGGTTGTTCCAAGTTCTTGTGGGTCTGAAGATGAGAGAGACTTATCAAAAGCTGACGAGTGTGGCTGCGGAGAAGGTTGCAGCTCAGGTTTAG
- a CDS encoding ATP-binding protein encodes MEGIHKFLKAAAEELHRQHQRVELFAEVTLKIRRSLHLKEILQTAVTEVQRIFQADRVLIYQIFTDGTGMPISEAVLPNYDPILGVTFPEEVFPEEYRQRYAAGRVQAIDDVRAADAGLAECLIAFMDEWSVKAKLVVPILQNFKSHADGNSERLWGLLIAHQCQSPRQWTEFESELMQQLADQIGIALSQAELLENLEELVAERTAKLRQANKHLQQEINVRRKAEAALRRSEEQLRLIANGLPVLIAYVDKQQRYCFNNEAYQTWLGLSPGEISGCHLKKVHGKDDYQYIRQYVEAALSGKTVTYERDIPLQDGCIHTLSITYIPHLVERGDLRAVRGFFALTSDISDRKAIERMKDEFISVVSHELRTPLTSIHSSLKILATGKLGDFSSKGQRMLHIADEQTDRLVRLVNNVLDLQRIQSGKVKMNKQACNAMDLIVEAVQTMQAMAQEQGVKLLLKPVNFVVWADRDYIVQTLTNLLSNAIKFSPPESLVWLLATQQRPQYITFEVKDCGQGIPHNRLETIFERFQQVDSSDSRKKGGTGLGLAICRQIVEGHGGEIWAESRLDEGSTFYFTLPELLK; translated from the coding sequence ATGGAGGGCATACACAAATTCCTCAAAGCGGCAGCAGAAGAACTTCACCGCCAACATCAACGAGTAGAGTTATTTGCCGAAGTTACCCTCAAGATTCGCCGTTCGCTACACCTCAAAGAAATTCTTCAAACCGCCGTCACCGAAGTTCAAAGAATTTTTCAAGCCGATCGCGTCCTCATCTACCAAATCTTTACCGACGGTACGGGAATGCCCATTAGCGAAGCCGTCCTCCCCAACTACGACCCCATTCTTGGAGTAACATTTCCCGAAGAGGTTTTTCCCGAAGAATATCGCCAACGCTACGCCGCAGGAAGAGTTCAAGCAATTGACGATGTTCGTGCCGCAGACGCAGGTCTCGCAGAATGTTTGATTGCATTTATGGACGAATGGAGCGTTAAAGCCAAACTCGTCGTCCCGATTCTGCAAAACTTCAAATCTCACGCCGACGGCAATAGCGAACGGCTGTGGGGTTTATTAATTGCCCATCAATGTCAATCCCCCCGACAGTGGACGGAATTTGAATCGGAATTGATGCAACAACTGGCCGATCAAATTGGCATTGCTCTATCCCAAGCAGAACTCCTAGAAAATCTCGAAGAATTAGTCGCCGAACGCACCGCTAAATTAAGACAAGCCAACAAACACCTGCAACAGGAAATTAACGTCCGCCGCAAAGCAGAAGCCGCACTGCGCCGCAGCGAAGAGCAATTGCGCCTGATTGCCAACGGACTCCCGGTTTTAATTGCCTACGTAGACAAGCAGCAGCGCTATTGTTTTAATAACGAAGCCTACCAAACTTGGCTGGGACTCTCCCCTGGGGAGATTTCCGGCTGCCATCTTAAAAAAGTTCACGGGAAAGACGACTATCAATACATTCGCCAATATGTTGAAGCGGCGCTATCGGGAAAAACCGTTACCTACGAACGAGATATTCCCCTACAGGATGGATGCATTCACACCTTAAGTATTACCTACATTCCCCATCTCGTCGAACGGGGTGACTTGAGGGCAGTTCGCGGTTTTTTTGCTCTCACTAGCGATATTAGCGACCGCAAAGCCATCGAACGGATGAAAGACGAATTTATTTCTGTGGTCAGTCATGAATTGCGAACTCCCCTCACCTCCATCCACAGTTCTCTCAAAATTTTGGCGACGGGAAAACTGGGGGATTTTTCCTCGAAAGGACAGCGAATGTTGCACATTGCTGACGAGCAAACCGATCGTTTAGTGCGCTTAGTGAATAACGTCCTCGATTTACAGCGCATTCAATCCGGTAAGGTCAAAATGAATAAACAAGCCTGTAACGCAATGGATTTGATTGTGGAAGCAGTGCAAACCATGCAGGCAATGGCGCAGGAACAAGGGGTGAAGTTGCTGCTCAAACCCGTTAATTTTGTCGTCTGGGCCGATCGCGACTATATCGTCCAAACGCTCACAAATTTGTTAAGCAACGCCATTAAGTTTTCTCCTCCAGAGAGTCTCGTTTGGCTTTTGGCAACCCAACAACGCCCCCAATACATTACCTTTGAGGTAAAAGATTGCGGACAAGGGATTCCCCACAACCGCCTAGAAACAATTTTTGAGAGATTTCAGCAAGTGGACTCTTCTGATTCTCGTAAAAAAGGAGGAACGGGTTTGGGTTTAGCCATTTGCCGTCAAATTGTCGAGGGACACGGCGGGGAAATTTGGGCGGAAAGTCGTTTGGATGAGGGGAGTACGTTTTATTTTACGCTGCCGGAACTTTTGAAATAG
- the ftsH2 gene encoding ATP-dependent zinc metalloprotease FtsH2 has product MKISWRIILLWTLPALVIGFFLWQGTFSPAAANLGNNTANTRMTYGRFLEYLETDRVKSVDLYEGGRTAIVQATDPQLDSRIQTLRVDLPGNSPELIAKLRTKDIALDSHPLRNDGAIWGFLGNLIFPILLIGALFFLFRRSSNIPGGPGQAMSFGKSRARFMMEAKTGVMFDDVAGIEEAKEELEEVVTFLKQPERFTAVGARIPKGVLLVGPPGTGKTLLAKAIAGEAGVPFFSISGSEFVEMFVGVGASRVRDLFKKAKENAPCLIFIDEIDAVGRQRGAGIGGGNDEREQTLNQLLTEMDGFEGNTGIIIIAATNRPDVLDTALLRPGRFDRQVTVDAPDLKGRIGILDVHARNKKLDPVVSIESVARRTPGFTGADLANLLNEAAILTARRRKEAITMLEINDAVDRVVAGMEGTPLVDSKSKRLIAYHEVGHAIVGTLVKDHDPVQKVTLIPRGQAQGLTWFVPDEEQGLTTRSQLIARIAGAMGGRAAEEEVFGDAEVTTGAGGDLQQATGLARQMVTRLGMSDLGPLSLEEQSGEVFLGNGLMNRSEYSNAIATKIDNQVRTIIEQGHQVARDIVRENRLVIDRLVDLLIEKETVDGEELRQIVAEYTEVPEKERFVPQL; this is encoded by the coding sequence ATGAAAATTTCCTGGAGAATCATCCTACTTTGGACGTTACCTGCCCTTGTCATTGGTTTTTTCCTGTGGCAGGGAACCTTTTCGCCGGCTGCTGCCAATTTAGGCAACAATACAGCCAATACGCGCATGACTTACGGCCGCTTCTTGGAATACTTAGAAACCGATCGCGTCAAGAGCGTGGATCTGTATGAAGGCGGTCGAACCGCGATCGTGCAAGCCACCGACCCGCAACTCGATAGCAGAATTCAGACATTGCGCGTCGATTTACCCGGCAATTCTCCAGAACTGATTGCGAAGCTCAGAACTAAAGATATTGCTCTCGATTCCCACCCCCTGCGCAACGATGGGGCAATTTGGGGCTTTTTGGGCAATTTAATCTTCCCCATTCTTCTGATTGGCGCGTTGTTCTTTTTGTTCCGTCGCTCCAGCAATATCCCCGGCGGTCCCGGTCAAGCGATGAGTTTTGGCAAATCTCGCGCTCGCTTCATGATGGAAGCGAAGACTGGCGTGATGTTTGATGATGTTGCGGGGATTGAAGAAGCCAAAGAAGAGTTAGAGGAAGTTGTGACCTTTCTCAAACAGCCGGAACGATTCACCGCCGTCGGCGCTCGAATTCCTAAAGGCGTTTTATTAGTGGGTCCTCCAGGAACGGGAAAAACCTTACTCGCTAAAGCGATCGCGGGAGAAGCCGGCGTACCCTTTTTCAGCATTTCCGGTTCGGAGTTTGTGGAAATGTTTGTGGGGGTTGGAGCCTCTCGCGTGCGCGACTTGTTTAAGAAAGCGAAAGAGAATGCACCCTGTTTGATTTTCATCGATGAAATTGATGCGGTGGGTCGCCAGCGCGGTGCGGGAATTGGCGGCGGAAACGACGAACGAGAGCAAACCCTCAACCAACTGCTCACGGAAATGGATGGGTTTGAAGGGAATACCGGAATTATTATTATTGCAGCCACTAACCGCCCCGATGTATTGGATACAGCCCTGTTGCGTCCGGGACGTTTTGACCGTCAGGTGACGGTGGATGCGCCGGATTTGAAAGGACGAATCGGCATTTTGGACGTTCACGCGCGCAATAAAAAGCTCGACCCCGTTGTTTCGATTGAGTCGGTCGCGCGCCGCACTCCTGGCTTCACCGGAGCGGATTTAGCCAACTTGCTCAACGAAGCGGCAATCTTAACCGCACGGCGGCGCAAAGAGGCAATTACCATGTTGGAAATTAACGATGCGGTCGATCGCGTGGTTGCGGGAATGGAAGGGACTCCCCTGGTGGATAGCAAGAGCAAGCGCTTGATTGCTTATCACGAAGTCGGTCACGCCATTGTGGGAACGCTGGTGAAGGATCACGATCCCGTTCAGAAGGTGACCCTAATTCCGCGCGGACAGGCGCAGGGTTTAACCTGGTTCGTTCCGGATGAGGAGCAAGGATTAACGACTCGCTCTCAACTGATTGCTCGCATTGCTGGGGCAATGGGGGGTCGCGCGGCAGAGGAAGAGGTCTTTGGCGATGCAGAAGTGACAACGGGTGCTGGAGGCGATTTGCAGCAAGCTACGGGACTGGCACGGCAAATGGTCACTCGTTTGGGAATGAGCGATTTGGGTCCCCTATCCCTTGAAGAGCAATCGGGAGAGGTCTTTTTGGGGAATGGTTTAATGAATCGTTCGGAATACTCTAACGCGATCGCGACCAAAATTGATAACCAGGTGCGCACGATTATCGAACAGGGGCATCAAGTGGCGCGCGATATCGTTCGCGAAAACCGTTTGGTCATCGATCGGTTAGTGGATTTGTTGATTGAGAAAGAAACCGTTGATGGGGAAGAACTCCGTCAAATTGTGGCAGAGTACACCGAAGTGCCAGAAAAAGAACGGTTCGTTCCGCAGTTGTAA
- a CDS encoding response regulator gives MSEKSILLIDDEETIQEVVKIGIEIEVDWHVAIASSGSEGINLAQTQHPDVILLDVMMPDMDGFSTVAQLKANAKTRSIPVIFLTAKTQAVEKDRCKQLGVVDVITKPFNSMTLASQIAKILHWDL, from the coding sequence ATGAGTGAAAAATCTATCTTACTAATTGATGATGAAGAAACCATTCAAGAAGTGGTAAAAATTGGAATTGAGATTGAAGTGGATTGGCACGTCGCGATCGCGTCTTCGGGTTCTGAGGGGATTAATTTGGCTCAAACACAGCACCCCGATGTCATTCTTCTTGATGTAATGATGCCGGATATGGATGGATTTTCTACGGTGGCTCAGTTGAAAGCAAATGCTAAAACTCGCTCGATTCCTGTGATTTTTTTAACCGCTAAAACCCAAGCAGTGGAAAAAGATCGATGCAAGCAATTAGGCGTTGTCGATGTGATTACTAAGCCGTTTAATTCAATGACCCTTGCCAGTCAAATCGCTAAAATACTGCACTGGGATTTGTAG
- a CDS encoding ABC transporter substrate-binding protein, producing the protein MTFCSLLRKLKAIYPQSCLFLLTLLFILTLDPLSISSVARSGSLRDRAQNNDRIVIGMSAAFQGSSQGLGIELYRGSTAYFNEINQTGGIDGKKIVLRTYNDGYNPNPAIHNTIDLIEKDNVFLLFNYVGTPTVTRMLPILKKYKNKNIYLFFPFTGAQPQREKPYNQFVFNLRASYRQETQGLVENFFKIGRKKIAVFYQIDAYGRSGWDGVKRALENKNAKIVAEATYRRGTAYKESLKEQVDILKAANPDAIISIGSYAACAAFIRDARDSGWDIPIANVSFVGSENLLALLQETGNQTGKDYTRNLINSQVVPSYEDTSIPVVKEYRQLMDRYNPKPPQGIANENYEPLPYSFVSFEGFLNAKLLVTILRKMDRTPQRREIEEVVENIKNLDLGINTPISFSADDRQGLDRVYYTTVKSDRFVPLKDWKMWEK; encoded by the coding sequence ATGACATTCTGTTCTCTGTTGAGGAAACTTAAGGCAATTTACCCTCAAAGTTGCCTTTTTCTCCTGACGCTTCTCTTTATACTCACCCTCGATCCCCTCTCTATTTCTAGTGTGGCGCGAAGCGGATCCCTGCGCGATCGCGCCCAAAACAACGATCGCATTGTAATTGGGATGTCTGCCGCTTTCCAAGGCTCCTCTCAAGGCTTGGGAATTGAGCTGTATCGTGGCTCTACTGCGTATTTTAATGAAATCAATCAAACAGGTGGAATCGACGGCAAAAAGATTGTTCTCCGCACCTACAACGATGGCTACAACCCTAACCCAGCCATTCACAACACTATCGATTTAATTGAGAAAGATAACGTCTTTCTTCTCTTTAATTACGTGGGTACGCCGACGGTAACTCGGATGCTTCCCATTCTTAAAAAATATAAAAACAAAAATATTTACCTTTTCTTTCCCTTTACCGGCGCTCAACCCCAAAGAGAAAAACCCTATAATCAATTTGTCTTTAATCTGCGAGCCTCTTATCGACAAGAAACGCAAGGATTGGTTGAAAACTTTTTTAAAATCGGACGCAAAAAAATCGCTGTTTTTTATCAAATCGATGCCTACGGGAGAAGTGGTTGGGACGGAGTGAAACGCGCTCTAGAAAACAAAAACGCTAAAATAGTGGCAGAAGCAACCTATCGTCGCGGAACTGCTTACAAGGAAAGCTTAAAAGAGCAAGTTGATATTCTCAAAGCAGCCAACCCCGACGCAATTATTTCTATCGGTTCCTACGCGGCTTGCGCTGCTTTTATTCGCGATGCGAGAGATTCGGGTTGGGATATCCCCATTGCGAACGTTTCCTTTGTCGGTAGCGAAAACCTACTCGCACTCTTGCAAGAAACCGGTAATCAAACAGGAAAAGATTACACGAGAAATTTAATCAACTCTCAAGTGGTTCCCAGCTACGAAGATACTTCCATCCCCGTTGTCAAGGAATATCGCCAGTTGATGGATCGCTACAATCCCAAACCTCCCCAGGGAATTGCCAACGAAAACTATGAGCCGCTTCCCTATAGCTTTGTAAGTTTTGAAGGCTTCCTCAATGCCAAACTACTCGTCACAATTTTGCGAAAAATGGATCGAACTCCCCAAAGACGCGAAATTGAGGAAGTGGTCGAAAATATCAAAAATCTCGATCTGGGAATTAACACTCCTATCTCTTTTAGTGCCGACGATCGTCAAGGATTAGATCGAGTTTATTACACAACAGTTAAATCCGATCGATTTGTTCCTTTAAAAGACTGGAAAATGTGGGAAAAATGA
- the petH gene encoding ferredoxin--NADP reductase, whose amino-acid sequence MYGSSLAASASSTAAFGKRLFVYEVEGLSQNGQTESTNYPIRRSGTTKIVVPYSRMNKEMRRITRLGGKIVSIKPLSDDSQTTAATAPSNQPQQSNTAKNKSMTQAKAKPKDIPVNIYRPKNPFMGKCVENYELVEEGGVGTVRHLTFDISEGDLRYLEGQSIGIIPPGEDDRGKPHKLRLYSIASTRHGDRVDDKTISLCVRQLEYEDPDTGKTVYGVCSSYLCNLEEGAENVAMMGPVGKEMLLPPDEDATIIMLATGTGIAPFRAYLWRMFKEQHEDYKFKGLAWLIFGIPKTPNILYKEELEELAQKYPDNFRLTYAISREQKNADGGKMYVQSRVIEYADQIFEMLQKPKTHLYMCGLKGMEPPINETFTEEAQKRGINWDDFRKQMKKDDRLHIEVY is encoded by the coding sequence ATGTACGGTTCTAGCTTGGCTGCTTCTGCCAGTAGCACGGCAGCATTTGGAAAGCGGTTGTTTGTCTACGAGGTCGAAGGGTTAAGCCAAAATGGGCAAACTGAAAGTACAAACTACCCCATTCGTCGTAGTGGCACGACAAAGATAGTGGTTCCCTACAGTCGCATGAATAAAGAAATGCGGCGTATTACTCGCCTGGGGGGGAAAATCGTCAGTATCAAACCCTTAAGCGACGATTCTCAAACAACGGCTGCAACCGCTCCAAGTAATCAACCACAGCAGAGCAACACAGCGAAAAATAAGTCAATGACTCAAGCCAAGGCGAAACCCAAAGATATTCCTGTCAATATCTACAGACCCAAAAATCCATTTATGGGCAAATGTGTCGAAAACTATGAATTAGTGGAGGAAGGGGGCGTTGGTACGGTGCGTCACCTAACCTTTGACATTTCTGAGGGCGATTTGCGCTACTTAGAAGGTCAAAGCATTGGGATAATCCCTCCGGGGGAAGACGATCGCGGAAAACCCCACAAACTGAGACTTTATTCTATCGCCTCAACGCGACATGGCGATCGCGTGGACGACAAAACCATTTCTCTTTGCGTGCGCCAACTGGAGTACGAAGATCCCGACACGGGAAAAACCGTTTATGGAGTCTGCTCTAGCTATCTGTGTAACCTCGAAGAGGGTGCAGAGAACGTCGCCATGATGGGTCCTGTTGGCAAAGAAATGCTCCTTCCCCCCGATGAAGATGCCACCATCATCATGCTTGCGACGGGAACGGGGATTGCACCTTTCCGCGCTTACCTGTGGCGGATGTTCAAAGAACAGCATGAAGACTACAAATTCAAGGGTCTGGCTTGGTTGATCTTCGGCATCCCCAAAACCCCCAATATTCTTTACAAAGAAGAATTAGAGGAACTCGCCCAGAAGTATCCCGACAACTTCCGCCTCACCTACGCCATTAGCCGCGAACAGAAAAACGCCGACGGTGGCAAAATGTACGTCCAAAGTCGCGTTATCGAATACGCAGACCAAATATTCGAGATGTTGCAAAAACCCAAGACTCATCTCTATATGTGTGGCTTAAAGGGAATGGAACCGCCGATTAATGAAACCTTCACCGAGGAAGCCCAAAAACGCGGCATCAATTGGGATGACTTCCGCAAGCAAATGAAAAAAGACGACCGCTTGCACATTGAAGTGTATTAA